In Hyphomicrobiales bacterium, a genomic segment contains:
- a CDS encoding heme-binding protein: MTDVTLAQANVIIENALKKGEEMGFKPLTVAVLDSGGHLKALARADGASTMRPEMAAGKAYGCIALGVGGRWINQNGIDRGHFMDGVVALSGGKVLPVPGGVLIKDGGEIIGAVGITGDTSDNDEAAAVAGVEAANLTPDVG, translated from the coding sequence ATGACAGATGTGACGCTAGCACAAGCTAATGTAATTATTGAAAATGCACTTAAAAAAGGTGAAGAGATGGGCTTTAAGCCGCTCACTGTTGCGGTGCTTGATTCTGGTGGGCATCTAAAAGCGCTGGCTCGCGCAGATGGCGCATCAACAATGCGCCCAGAAATGGCGGCAGGTAAAGCTTATGGCTGCATCGCGCTAGGTGTTGGTGGACGTTGGATCAATCAAAACGGAATTGATCGCGGCCACTTTATGGACGGCGTTGTTGCGCTATCTGGCGGCAAGGTTCTGCCTGTTCCCGGTGGTGTATTGATTAAAGATGGCGGCGAGATCATAGGCGCGGTTGGTATCACTGGCGATACATCGGATAATGATGAGGCAGCAGCTGTCGCAGGCGTTGAGGCTGCAAACCTTACGCCTGATGTTGGTTAG
- the rpmF gene encoding 50S ribosomal protein L32 — protein MAVPKSKISRMKRGFRRSTDALKNPTYVEDKDSGELRRPHHIDLKSGMYRGRQILEPKDDI, from the coding sequence ATGGCAGTTCCAAAAAGTAAAATTTCGCGCATGAAACGCGGGTTCCGTCGTTCTACAGACGCCTTAAAAAACCCGACATATGTCGAAGACAAAGATTCTGGCGAATTACGCCGTCCACACCACATTGACCTGAAATCTGGCATGTACCGCGGACGTCAAATTCTTGAGCCAAAAGACGACATCTAA
- the mtgA gene encoding monofunctional biosynthetic peptidoglycan transglycosylase — MSKKIDQEKKAPSSWRRFLKRIIMVCFLIIALPFILVPLYIFVPPVSMLMIKDLVTLKGYERNWVSYDEISTRAVYSIMVSEDARHCVHNGVDWIEMKKAWSSIQKGGRGRGASTITMQTVKNLFLWNSRSFIRKGLELPIALYADLFWSKRRTIEIYLNIAEWDEGVYGIDGAAQHYFNVPASKLTRRQAALLAVTLPSPIKRNPAKPTRSLNRLAKKIIARARAASPYVGCLKS, encoded by the coding sequence ATGTCAAAAAAAATAGATCAAGAAAAAAAAGCCCCCAGCTCATGGAGGCGCTTTTTGAAGCGCATTATAATGGTATGTTTCCTTATCATCGCGCTCCCTTTTATTCTCGTGCCGCTTTATATTTTTGTCCCACCTGTCTCCATGTTGATGATCAAAGATCTTGTCACTCTCAAAGGCTATGAACGCAACTGGGTTTCCTATGATGAAATTTCTACTCGCGCTGTCTATTCCATCATGGTCTCTGAAGACGCACGCCACTGTGTTCATAATGGTGTAGACTGGATTGAAATGAAAAAAGCCTGGAGTTCCATCCAAAAAGGCGGCAGAGGGCGCGGCGCCAGCACTATCACCATGCAAACGGTTAAAAACCTGTTTTTATGGAACAGCCGCTCTTTCATCCGCAAAGGGCTGGAATTGCCTATTGCACTTTATGCAGATTTATTTTGGTCCAAACGACGCACTATTGAAATTTATCTCAACATCGCAGAATGGGATGAGGGCGTTTATGGCATTGATGGTGCGGCTCAACATTACTTCAATGTACCAGCATCGAAATTAACCCGCCGGCAAGCCGCTCTTTTAGCCGTTACATTACCAAGTCCCATAAAGCGGAACCCCGCCAAACCGACCCGTAGCTTAAACCGTTTAGCCAAGAAAATTATCGCCCGCGCACGCGCCGCTAGCCCCTATGTTGGGTGTCTCAAATCATAA
- a CDS encoding polyprenyl synthetase family protein: MTSSTQSSFKDRLSQVASIVEADLNDLLTFTPPAGIGWPDRLFDAMRYASLNGGKRVRPFLVIETARLFGLESVGVRRAAVALECIHCYSLVHDDLPAMDDDDLRRGVPTTHKKFDEATAILAGDGLLTQAFVILASSETHVDPVIQAELVACLATAAGPIGMVGGQMLDIDAEHNEKNEKEVRTLQAMKTGALLRVGIEMGAIIAGASKEDRARLVRFGEVIGLTFQLADDLLDATADAETMGKATGKDAEQGKATLLSIHGIGGVRRLLDEQVSEAEQLLAPFGDKGETLREMARFIAHRAN; the protein is encoded by the coding sequence ATGACGTCTTCAACCCAATCTTCTTTCAAGGATCGGCTCTCTCAAGTCGCATCAATCGTTGAGGCTGACCTCAATGACCTTTTGACCTTCACGCCGCCTGCGGGGATTGGCTGGCCTGATAGGCTCTTTGATGCCATGCGCTATGCAAGTTTAAATGGTGGCAAGCGGGTGCGCCCCTTTTTGGTCATAGAGACGGCTCGTTTATTTGGGCTTGAAAGTGTGGGTGTTCGTCGTGCGGCGGTCGCGCTTGAATGTATACATTGCTATTCACTGGTTCATGATGATCTGCCTGCAATGGATGATGACGACCTTAGGCGCGGTGTGCCGACGACCCATAAGAAATTTGACGAGGCAACAGCCATTTTAGCTGGTGACGGTTTATTGACGCAGGCCTTTGTGATCCTCGCTTCAAGTGAAACACATGTTGACCCTGTCATTCAGGCAGAGCTCGTGGCCTGCCTTGCAACGGCTGCTGGTCCTATTGGTATGGTTGGTGGCCAAATGCTGGATATTGACGCTGAGCATAACGAGAAGAACGAAAAAGAAGTGCGCACTTTGCAAGCGATGAAAACTGGTGCGCTATTGCGTGTTGGCATTGAGATGGGTGCGATTATTGCCGGTGCCAGCAAAGAAGATCGTGCGAGGCTCGTGCGCTTTGGTGAAGTAATTGGCCTTACTTTTCAACTAGCAGATGATTTGTTGGATGCAACAGCTGACGCAGAAACCATGGGTAAAGCCACTGGTAAAGATGCTGAACAAGGTAAGGCAACGCTATTGAGTATCCATGGTATTGGAGGCGTTCGTCGCTTGTTAGATGAACAAGTGTCTGAGGCAGAACAGCTTTTAGCGCCCTTTGGCGACAAAGGAGAAACGTTGCGTGAGATGGCTCGCTTTATTGCGCATCGTGCTAATTAA
- a CDS encoding pyridoxamine 5'-phosphate oxidase family protein yields the protein MARIETLEELRSLYNTVKPHTAKKELDELDIHSRRILLLSPFCLIGSSDGKGNADVTPRGDAPGFVQAYDSRTLLVPDRPGNNRLDTYTNILTNSSVGMLFLIPGIGETLRINGDAEIRDDEDLLERCAINGRLPKTVMMVSIQTIFIHCPKSIIRSKLWDKEAQIKREALPTLGQMLRDQSGVVSTDESDEGLIDRLNKTLW from the coding sequence ATGGCGAGAATTGAAACACTTGAAGAACTGCGCAGTCTTTACAACACCGTAAAGCCTCATACAGCAAAAAAAGAACTCGATGAATTGGATATTCACAGCCGTCGCATCCTTTTGCTCTCGCCGTTTTGTTTGATCGGGTCAAGCGATGGTAAGGGCAATGCCGATGTAACGCCGCGTGGTGATGCGCCCGGATTTGTACAGGCTTATGACAGCCGTACGCTTCTTGTGCCTGATAGACCTGGTAATAATCGCCTCGATACCTATACCAATATTTTGACTAACTCGTCTGTGGGGATGCTGTTTCTCATCCCTGGTATTGGCGAGACATTGCGGATCAATGGGGATGCAGAAATTCGTGATGATGAGGACCTTCTTGAGCGATGTGCTATTAATGGTCGGTTGCCAAAAACAGTGATGATGGTGTCTATCCAGACAATTTTTATTCACTGTCCCAAATCGATTATTCGTTCGAAGTTGTGGGATAAAGAGGCCCAAATCAAGCGTGAAGCATTACCAACATTAGGGCAGATGTTACGCGATCAGTCTGGTGTTGTGTCGACGGACGAAAGTGATGAAGGATTGATTGATCGCCTAAATAAGACGCTCTGGTAG
- a CDS encoding 3-hydroxybutyryl-CoA dehydrogenase, with translation MTIKRVGVIGAGQMGAGIAHTAALAGYDVVIQDINTESLNKSLENIARNMMRQVDSGKLEAAQKEVALNHITTVTTPAELGDCDLVIEAATENEKIKTEIFTEVCKTLKPDAILATNTSSISITRLAASTDRPEKFIGIHFMNPVPVMKLVELIRGIATDDETFAQSRTFVEGLGKTIAVSEDFPAFIVNRILMPMINEAVYTLYEGVGSIEAIDKAMKLGTNHPMGPLELADFIGLDTCLSIMQVLYDGLGDSKYRPCPLLVKYVEAGWLGRKTNRGFYDYRGEEPIPTR, from the coding sequence ATGACTATTAAACGAGTTGGTGTTATTGGCGCAGGTCAGATGGGTGCTGGTATTGCCCATACGGCTGCCCTTGCGGGCTATGATGTTGTGATACAAGATATCAACACTGAAAGCCTCAATAAATCCCTTGAAAATATTGCCCGTAACATGATGCGTCAGGTTGATAGTGGCAAACTGGAAGCAGCACAAAAAGAAGTCGCCCTTAATCACATAACCACGGTTACAACACCCGCTGAGCTCGGCGATTGCGATTTGGTCATTGAAGCCGCCACAGAAAACGAAAAGATCAAAACAGAAATCTTCACAGAGGTTTGCAAAACCCTCAAACCCGATGCGATTTTAGCAACAAATACATCCTCAATTTCAATCACCCGCCTTGCCGCCTCAACTGACAGGCCAGAAAAATTCATCGGTATTCACTTCATGAATCCTGTACCAGTTATGAAGCTCGTTGAATTAATCCGTGGCATCGCAACAGATGATGAAACTTTTGCTCAAAGTCGCACATTCGTAGAAGGCTTGGGCAAAACCATAGCCGTTTCCGAAGATTTCCCAGCCTTCATCGTCAACCGCATTTTAATGCCGATGATTAATGAAGCCGTTTACACGCTCTATGAAGGGGTGGGCTCTATTGAAGCAATCGATAAAGCCATGAAGCTTGGCACCAACCACCCGATGGGCCCACTGGAACTTGCAGATTTTATTGGTCTTGATACTTGCCTATCAATTATGCAGGTACTTTATGATGGGCTGGGGGACAGTAAATACCGTCCCTGCCCGTTGCTTGTGAAATATGTTGAGGCTGGCTGGCTAGGCCGCAAGACAAATCGCGGATTTTATGATTATCGCGGCGAAGAACCCATCCCGACACGATAA
- a CDS encoding electron transfer flavoprotein subunit alpha/FixB family protein, which produces MTTLLIAEHSNGALSEETAKAMSAASAIGANIDILVAGNGCKAAADAAAKLDGATKVLMVEAAELEAHLAEPMADLIVSMASSYDTIMAPATTTGKNILPRVAALLDVMQISEIMAVISPDTFERPIYAGNAVQTVKSADATKVITVRTSSFQAVASTGSASIDSVAAVADPALSSFVSNELSSSDRPELTSAKIIISGGRALGSSEKFQEVIIPVADALGAAVGASRAAVDAGYAPNDWQVGQTGKVVAPDLYIAAGISGAIQHLAGMKDSKVIVAINKDEEAPIFQVADYGLVADLFDVLPEFEAAIKAG; this is translated from the coding sequence ATGACAACACTTTTAATTGCCGAACATTCAAACGGCGCCCTTTCTGAAGAAACAGCAAAAGCCATGTCCGCCGCCAGCGCCATTGGTGCGAACATTGACATTCTGGTTGCAGGCAACGGCTGCAAGGCCGCAGCAGACGCCGCCGCCAAACTCGACGGCGCAACTAAGGTGCTCATGGTGGAAGCCGCTGAACTCGAAGCTCATCTAGCAGAGCCAATGGCCGATCTCATTGTCTCAATGGCATCGAGCTATGACACCATCATGGCGCCTGCAACGACCACAGGCAAAAACATTCTGCCCCGTGTTGCAGCTCTTTTGGATGTGATGCAGATATCCGAAATCATGGCCGTCATCAGCCCAGATACATTTGAACGGCCTATTTATGCAGGCAATGCCGTACAGACCGTCAAATCAGCCGATGCAACCAAAGTGATCACCGTGCGCACGTCCTCTTTTCAAGCGGTCGCCAGCACTGGCTCAGCCAGCATTGATAGCGTGGCAGCTGTGGCAGACCCCGCTCTGTCCTCTTTTGTCTCCAACGAACTATCAAGCTCGGATCGTCCAGAACTGACATCAGCTAAAATCATCATCTCAGGCGGGCGAGCACTCGGTTCTTCTGAAAAGTTTCAAGAAGTTATCATTCCAGTTGCTGATGCACTGGGCGCTGCCGTTGGTGCGTCACGCGCCGCTGTTGATGCAGGCTACGCACCGAATGACTGGCAAGTTGGCCAAACGGGCAAGGTAGTCGCCCCAGACCTTTATATCGCTGCAGGCATTTCAGGTGCAATCCAGCATCTTGCAGGTATGAAAGATTCCAAAGTCATCGTCGCCATCAATAAAGATGAAGAAGCACCTATTTTCCAAGTTGCTGATTATGGTCTTGTCGCAGACTTGTTTGATGTGCTCCCGGAATTTGAAGCAGCGATCAAAGCAGGCTGA
- a CDS encoding electron transfer flavoprotein subunit beta/FixA family protein, giving the protein MKILVPVKRVVDYNVKIRVKADGSGVELANVKMSMNPFDEISVEEAIRLKEAGKAEEIIAVSIGPQQSQETLRTALAMGADRAILIKTDDEIEPLSVAKILRAVVEQESPDLVILGKQAIDDDSNQTGQMLAALLGWSQATFASKLEIDGDKAAVTREIDGGLQTISVKMPAVITTDLRLNEPRYASLPNIMKAKKKPLDEKSTADYGVDTAPRLTVVKTVEPAKREAGVIVGSVAELVDKLKNEASVI; this is encoded by the coding sequence ATGAAAATTCTGGTCCCCGTAAAACGTGTTGTCGACTACAACGTGAAGATCCGCGTCAAAGCTGATGGGTCTGGCGTTGAACTAGCCAATGTGAAGATGTCCATGAACCCATTTGACGAAATCTCCGTCGAGGAAGCCATCCGCCTTAAGGAGGCTGGCAAAGCGGAAGAAATTATCGCAGTTTCAATTGGCCCCCAACAAAGTCAAGAAACCCTGCGCACTGCCTTAGCTATGGGGGCTGATCGGGCTATTTTGATCAAAACCGATGATGAAATAGAGCCGCTAAGTGTCGCTAAAATTCTCAGAGCTGTCGTTGAACAAGAAAGTCCAGATTTGGTCATTCTCGGCAAACAGGCAATTGATGATGACAGCAACCAGACCGGCCAGATGCTCGCAGCCCTCTTGGGCTGGTCTCAGGCAACCTTTGCATCCAAGCTGGAAATTGATGGAGATAAAGCGGCTGTAACCCGCGAGATTGATGGTGGTCTTCAAACCATCAGCGTGAAGATGCCAGCGGTTATCACAACTGACCTGCGCCTCAATGAGCCACGCTATGCCTCGCTACCCAATATTATGAAGGCAAAGAAAAAACCTCTAGACGAGAAAAGCACAGCCGATTATGGCGTCGACACAGCGCCTCGCCTCACAGTGGTTAAAACCGTGGAGCCAGCTAAACGTGAAGCCGGTGTCATCGTTGGCTCTGTTGCAGAACTGGTCGATAAACTCAAAAATGAAGCAAGCGTCATTTAA
- a CDS encoding rhomboid family intramembrane serine protease, which produces MFIPIYDGNPLVNIKRSWVNWSLIAVNIFIFFAFQKTENGDAINLSLGLIPAVVNDIANLPQEAVWVPEDLTYITYAFLHGDTLHLIGNMLFLWVFGDNIEDAMGHAKYFIFYISCAVLAGLAHAVLYSDSQGPLIGASGAVAGIVAAYLILHPNMKVWVLAFGKIPLPISAFWCLGAWVAFQIFQLLTNPESQVSWIAHVGGIAAGAVLVVILKHRHVPLFDRTTQKDLTE; this is translated from the coding sequence ATGTTTATACCAATTTATGATGGCAATCCTCTTGTTAATATTAAACGCTCATGGGTCAATTGGAGCTTGATTGCGGTCAATATTTTCATCTTTTTTGCCTTCCAAAAGACTGAGAATGGTGATGCCATCAATCTCTCACTGGGCCTCATTCCCGCCGTCGTCAATGATATAGCCAATTTACCGCAAGAGGCCGTGTGGGTTCCTGAGGATTTAACATATATCACCTATGCCTTCCTTCATGGCGATACATTGCACCTTATCGGCAATATGCTCTTTCTATGGGTATTCGGGGACAACATTGAAGATGCCATGGGACACGCGAAATATTTCATATTCTATATTTCCTGCGCGGTGCTAGCAGGTCTCGCCCATGCTGTCTTGTACAGCGATAGTCAAGGCCCTCTCATAGGAGCATCAGGGGCGGTGGCCGGCATCGTCGCTGCCTATCTCATTCTACACCCCAACATGAAGGTTTGGGTTTTGGCGTTCGGTAAAATTCCACTCCCCATTAGCGCCTTTTGGTGTTTAGGGGCTTGGGTTGCTTTTCAAATATTCCAATTACTGACAAATCCTGAAAGTCAGGTTTCCTGGATTGCCCATGTTGGCGGCATTGCAGCAGGCGCTGTTTTAGTCGTCATTCTTAAACATCGCCATGTGCCACTGTTTGATCGCACAACACAAAAAGATCTCACCGAGTAA
- a CDS encoding P1 family peptidase has translation MKPGLKNLITDVEGLVVGNAQSERLKTGVTALIGDAPFTASVDVMGGAPGARDTELLSPDKSVERIDGLVLSGGSAFGLDAASGVVSALHEKGRGFQVGSAFVPLVPAAILFDLENGGDKSWQTNPYPMLGWAAFDAASVEFDLGSFGAGTGALTGQHKGGLGSASLVLESGITIGALVAINPFGSVTTPDASHFWAAPFEIGDEFGGKGVDPRSALSVRPTSFKNDAFNPHGNTTIAIVATDAVLTKAQAKRMAVAAQDGIARAIVPAHTPYDGDLVFSAATNQKQLTDPMVDLLEIGHAAALCLSRAIARGVYHAAPKQDDLLPCWRDTL, from the coding sequence ATGAAGCCGGGACTAAAAAATCTTATTACAGATGTTGAGGGCCTTGTTGTTGGTAACGCGCAAAGTGAGAGGCTTAAAACGGGGGTTACAGCGCTTATTGGGGATGCGCCTTTTACAGCATCGGTTGATGTGATGGGCGGTGCGCCGGGTGCACGGGATACGGAATTACTTTCTCCTGATAAGTCCGTTGAGAGGATTGATGGGCTTGTTTTGTCCGGTGGTTCGGCCTTTGGGCTTGATGCGGCTTCTGGCGTCGTTTCCGCGTTGCATGAAAAAGGGCGAGGGTTTCAAGTTGGATCAGCGTTTGTGCCTTTGGTGCCGGCAGCTATCCTTTTTGATCTTGAAAATGGTGGTGATAAAAGTTGGCAGACAAATCCCTATCCGATGCTTGGTTGGGCGGCCTTTGATGCGGCTAGCGTTGAATTTGATCTTGGTAGCTTTGGTGCGGGCACTGGCGCTTTAACCGGACAACATAAAGGTGGCCTTGGTTCGGCCTCTCTGGTTTTGGAGAGCGGGATTACTATTGGCGCCTTGGTCGCTATTAATCCTTTTGGTAGTGTGACAACACCTGATGCATCTCATTTTTGGGCAGCTCCTTTTGAGATAGGTGATGAGTTCGGTGGTAAGGGTGTTGATCCACGATCTGCCCTTTCTGTGCGTCCGACAAGCTTCAAAAATGATGCCTTCAATCCCCACGGTAATACCACGATTGCGATCGTCGCAACGGATGCAGTGCTTACAAAAGCACAGGCTAAACGTATGGCTGTTGCTGCTCAAGATGGTATTGCGCGGGCTATTGTGCCTGCCCATACACCCTATGATGGTGATTTGGTTTTTTCAGCTGCCACGAATCAAAAGCAGCTCACTGATCCGATGGTTGATTTGCTCGAAATTGGCCATGCGGCGGCTCTGTGTTTAAGTCGTGCGATTGCGCGTGGTGTTTATCATGCCGCACCCAAACAAGACGATTTGCTGCCGTGTTGGCGCGATACACTTTGA
- a CDS encoding HAMP domain-containing methyl-accepting chemotaxis protein has product MLVLLPALLLGAGMIWQSMHTTNTMVTSLNELSGKSTDIMETQAKIQTALVTSNQLFISSSTLANEQQIGLLRNSKAALKAGPARVNQLQKNTEAYSTAINALSGLQNTIDATADDVLIREYNYVLRSAVSVPKLLELAINSHKRTNELLANDKINEAKTNYLFEERFRMAATIDRLQRASQFLTNVSASLQTITQNSFNTKQTDIVSNNKATGKIIISIVVIALTILSIAAVAMSMFTIARPLKAAVNALSLLASGKLGVDLPKSSINEIGDLSKAMDIFKNNMEENKQLEAATAQEREQAAERQKAMMNDMADRFEQSVGTIVNNVSTGASQQRGTAQSMSQSVSDVSNQSNAVMETANESNSTIQTIASAAEELASSVQQIGRQATETADKAIEVSSASKETVNEVSKLAKTAEAIGSIVSLIQDIAGQTNLLALNATIEAARAGEAGKGFAVVASEVKSLASQTENATSEIAEQISQIQTGTESSMSAIEQTSLIIEDLNTIACSIAQAVKEQERATDEIAQNVHIFAEGNKNVTQNIEGISGTTNTVAQSANEMLSSADELSNTADKLSTEVSEFLTTVRAG; this is encoded by the coding sequence ATGCTTGTCCTTTTGCCCGCATTGCTTCTTGGTGCAGGCATGATTTGGCAATCAATGCACACAACGAACACAATGGTAACCTCGCTAAACGAGCTATCAGGCAAGTCAACTGACATCATGGAGACACAAGCAAAAATCCAAACTGCGCTTGTTACATCCAATCAGCTTTTTATCAGCTCATCAACGCTTGCAAATGAGCAACAAATCGGACTCCTGCGAAATAGTAAGGCTGCGTTAAAAGCGGGCCCTGCGCGGGTCAATCAATTACAAAAAAATACCGAAGCTTACAGCACAGCCATTAACGCGTTATCAGGTCTGCAAAATACCATTGATGCAACAGCTGATGATGTTTTAATACGTGAATATAACTATGTATTGCGAAGCGCTGTGAGCGTCCCAAAGCTGCTTGAGCTGGCTATCAATTCTCATAAGCGCACGAATGAACTTCTGGCTAATGATAAAATAAATGAAGCAAAAACGAATTATCTGTTTGAAGAACGCTTTCGCATGGCTGCAACAATCGATCGCCTGCAACGCGCCTCGCAATTTCTCACAAATGTGTCTGCCAGTCTGCAAACTATTACGCAAAACAGCTTCAACACAAAACAAACTGATATTGTCTCAAACAATAAAGCAACAGGCAAAATCATTATTTCGATAGTCGTCATCGCACTCACAATTCTCTCAATCGCGGCGGTTGCTATGTCTATGTTTACGATCGCGCGTCCTTTGAAAGCTGCCGTCAATGCCCTTTCCTTGTTAGCAAGCGGCAAACTGGGTGTTGATCTTCCAAAATCAAGCATCAATGAAATTGGTGATCTTTCAAAAGCCATGGACATTTTCAAAAACAACATGGAAGAAAACAAACAGTTGGAAGCAGCCACCGCACAAGAGCGCGAACAGGCAGCGGAACGCCAGAAGGCAATGATGAATGATATGGCCGATCGTTTTGAACAAAGCGTTGGTACAATCGTCAATAATGTTTCTACGGGCGCAAGCCAGCAACGTGGTACTGCCCAGTCCATGAGCCAATCAGTAAGCGATGTGAGCAATCAATCGAATGCAGTGATGGAAACAGCAAATGAGTCCAATTCAACCATCCAAACAATTGCAAGTGCAGCTGAAGAGCTTGCATCCTCTGTTCAGCAAATAGGTCGCCAAGCAACCGAAACCGCTGACAAAGCAATTGAGGTTTCATCAGCCTCCAAAGAGACTGTTAATGAAGTAAGTAAGCTGGCGAAAACCGCCGAGGCGATTGGTTCTATTGTCAGCCTTATTCAAGATATCGCCGGTCAGACCAACCTTCTGGCATTGAACGCAACCATTGAAGCAGCCCGTGCTGGAGAAGCTGGCAAAGGCTTTGCTGTGGTCGCAAGCGAAGTGAAATCTCTTGCAAGCCAAACTGAAAATGCCACATCTGAAATTGCCGAACAAATTTCCCAAATCCAGACAGGAACCGAATCTTCCATGTCAGCGATTGAGCAAACATCTCTTATCATCGAAGACCTCAACACTATTGCTTGCAGTATTGCACAGGCCGTTAAAGAGCAAGAAAGAGCCACAGATGAGATTGCACAAAATGTTCATATTTTCGCTGAAGGCAATAAAAACGTCACCCAAAACATCGAGGGTATCAGCGGCACAACCAATACTGTCGCTCAATCAGCAAACGAGATGCTAAGCTCAGCCGATGAGCTATCAAACACAGCTGACAAATTATCCACGGAAGTATCTGAGTTCCTGACAACAGTACGCGCAGGATAA
- a CDS encoding cob(I)yrinic acid a,c-diamide adenosyltransferase: MVTLNKIYTKTGDAGTTALGNGERRLKNDLRIDAYGTVDETNACLGIVRLETAKIVDLKDLDTMLARIQNDLFDLGADLATPDTGEDLGYEPLRIIDKQVTRLESEIDLLNVDLEPLKSFVLPGGEPAAAGLHLARTVARRAERLMVALAQIDDNEISPAAIKYINRLSDFFFVASRYANAKAGGDVLWVPGENR; this comes from the coding sequence ATGGTTACTTTGAACAAAATATACACCAAAACAGGTGACGCAGGCACAACAGCCCTTGGCAATGGTGAACGCCGCTTGAAAAATGACCTGCGCATTGACGCCTATGGCACTGTGGACGAGACCAACGCCTGCCTCGGTATTGTTCGATTGGAAACAGCGAAAATAGTCGACCTAAAAGACTTAGATACTATGCTTGCTCGCATTCAAAATGATCTTTTTGATTTAGGTGCTGATTTGGCGACGCCAGACACAGGTGAAGACCTCGGTTATGAGCCTTTGCGCATTATCGATAAACAAGTTACCCGTCTTGAATCCGAAATTGACCTGCTCAATGTCGATTTAGAACCATTGAAGTCTTTCGTCTTGCCCGGCGGTGAACCAGCAGCAGCTGGTCTTCACCTTGCCCGAACGGTTGCTCGTCGCGCAGAACGCCTGATGGTTGCCCTTGCCCAAATAGACGACAATGAGATCAGTCCAGCTGCTATCAAATATATCAACCGGTTATCTGATTTTTTCTTCGTCGCAAGCCGTTATGCCAATGCGAAGGCTGGCGGTGATGTGCTTTGGGTGCCGGGGGAAAATCGGTAA
- a CDS encoding twin transmembrane helix small protein — protein sequence MLEFFYKFIIVASLISVAIVLFLGLKNMATGGSANVSQKLMRLRILMQAIAVGILMLGLFIFGK from the coding sequence ATTTTGGAATTCTTCTATAAATTCATCATCGTTGCTTCCCTTATCAGTGTTGCGATCGTTCTCTTTCTGGGTTTGAAAAATATGGCAACCGGCGGGTCAGCCAATGTATCGCAAAAACTGATGCGATTGCGCATTTTGATGCAAGCAATTGCTGTTGGTATTTTAATGCTGGGTCTGTTTATTTTCGGGAAATAA